The following proteins are co-located in the Microplitis demolitor isolate Queensland-Clemson2020A chromosome 5, iyMicDemo2.1a, whole genome shotgun sequence genome:
- the LOC103579541 gene encoding tolloid-like protein 1 has translation MKLPHVLIVIQVLYFIVTTINSHLISRDKLINNEFNWTNNFEPERIHRTQRSLVVRGRQFLWNNGIIPYEIQDIFDGAVRRLFEQAMRHWEQSTCIHFVKRIKGIHKNYIVFTKSECGCCSFVGKNQYGPQSISIMEQCSNFGTILHELGHAIGFYHEHTRYDRDQYIHVFLDNVRKENKDKFNKMPEEFTSTLGQPYNYDSIMHYSAFAFASNKFRRTIEPTRKINGRTPTIGQRIDLSAGDIAAANVLYSCSAYGGSFFEPCDMIIPPIHPDKSPKDSDKCKWTIRAAEGERIKVTLTSWDIKETPNCTAEYVEIKNGYRANSPVLARICGEDKTVIRTARNFVSVTYARNHYENYHLGFILKYETICGGDINLRSNDTYYLESPNYPELYKPYKQCHWNIKAPYKHYIVIKFNYFELEESTGCKNDFVKVREGGNKNAPIIGTYCGENDNLEVASLMRKIFLTFVSNGWKEAGGFSAAISAKPINNEISHLNSSHTTALH, from the exons ATGAAATTACCGCACGTTCTTATCGTTATTCAAGTACTATATTTTATAGTAACAACGATAAATTCACATCTAATTTCACGagataagttaataaataatgagtttaattggacaaataattttgaaccGGAACGAATTCATAGAACCCAAAGGTCATTAGTTGTTAGAGGAAGACAATTTCTATGGAATAATGGTATTATTCCATATGAAATCCAAGATATATTTGATGGAGCAGTACGTAGATTATTTGAGCAAGCAATGAGACACTGGGAACAATCGACTTGTATTCATTTTGTTAAAAGAATTAAGggaattcataaaaattatatagtttTTACAAAATCAGAATGCGG atgCTGTTCGTTCGTTGGTAAAAACCAATATGGACCACAATCAATAAGCATAATGGAGCAATGCAGCAATTTTGGTACTATTTTACATGAATTGGGGCATGCTATCGGGTTTTACCACGAGCATACACGTTACGATCGCGATCAGTATATTCATGTTTTCCTAGATAATGTTCGAAAAG aaaataaagataaattcaataaaatgccAGAAGAATTCACAAGTACCTTGGGGCAACCTTATAATTATGATTCCATAATGCATTACTCAGCATTTGCTTTTGCAAGCAATAAGTTCCGTAGAACCATTGAACCAACACGTAAAATAAATGGCAGGACACCGACTATTGGTCAGAGAATTGACCTCAGTGCCGGTGATATTGCTGCTGCTAATGTGCTGTACAGTTGTTCTG cATATGGTGGATCATTTTTTGAGCCTTGCGATATGATTATCCCGCCAATACATCCAGATAAGTCACCAAAAGATTCCGATAAATGCAAATGGACAATCAGAGCTGCTGAAGGTGAACGAATAAAGGTCACACTTACATCATGGGATATTAAAGAGACTCCCAATTGTACAGCGGAGTatgtggaaataaaaaatggctaCCGGGCAAATAGTCCTGTCTTAG CTCGCATATGTGGTGAAGATAAAACAGTTATTCGAACGGCACGTAATTTTGTATCAGTAACATATGCTAGGAatcattatgaaaattatcacCTAggatttatattgaaatacgAGACTATTTGCGGCGgcgatattaatttaagaagtAATGATACTTATTACTTAGAGTCACCAAATTATCCAGAGTTATACAAACCGTATAAACAGTGCCATTGGAATATAAAAGCTCCTTACAAGCAttatatagtaattaaatttaattactttgaacTTGAAGAAAGTACTGGttgtaaaaatgattttgtaaAAGTACGAGAGGGTGGAAATAAAAATGCGCCAATTATTGGAACGTACTGCGGTGAAAATGACAACTTGGAAGTAGCTTCTCtgatgagaaaaatttttctaacgtTTGTTTCCAATGGATGGAAAGAAGCGGGAGGTTTTTCTGCCGCTATTTCTGCGAAACCAATCAACAATGAAATTAGCCACTTGAATAGTTCACATACTACTGCATTACATTAG
- the LOC103579540 gene encoding dorsal-ventral patterning protein tolloid-like gives MVINDDIFTQYPILNFFIIPINSYVILPHKKPINRELDPKNYFEPEQQINITRRSVAVKDRKFLWDDGIIPYEIRDIFNGTERKLIKQAMRHWEQSTCIKFVERIKEAHGTYILFTKLNCGCCSLIGKRSKRRQYISLADGCAEFGTVVHELGHAIGFYHEHNRLDRDDYVQINYDHVEDGFELEFSKLPAKDTSTLGQHYDYGSIMHYRSSAFATSPNIDTIVPLRKINERIPEIGQRNGLSKGDIDATNLLYDCPKCGQTFFEPKHVFSLSTNADESQIDFEYCQWTIRAARGEKIKLYITSLYSHYTPNCTVDYLEIRNGYQTNSTVLGRFCGEIKTVSLIADDYVTVTFIGVRYGSYRLGFLIEYETVCGGYVYLKSNDIHYLESPNYPESYRRNKKCFWNFIAPEDHKISVVFDYFDLEDNRSCTNDFFEIRDGDYFDAPLIGIYCGNKENLNITSSGEKLVLIFVSNKSKEAGGFSATISAQPN, from the exons ATGGTTATAAATGATGATATTTTTACGCAATATCCT atcctgaatttttttataataccgATAAATTCATATGTAATATTACCCCACAAAAAGCCAATAAATAGAGAGCTCGAtccgaaaaattattttgaaccgGAACAACAGATTAATATAACCCGAAGATCTGTGGCTGTCAAAGATAGAAAATTCCTATGGGATGACGGTATTATTCCGTATGAAATCCGAGACATATTCAATGGAACAGAacgcaaattaattaaacaagcAATGAGACATTGGGAACAATCGACTTGCATAAAATTCGTTGAAAGAATTAAAGAAGCTCATGGTACTTACATACTGTTCACTAAATTAAACTGTGG ATGCTGTTCATTGATCGGCAAACGAAGCAAAAGAAGACAGTATATTAGTCTAGCTGATGGATGTGCTGAATTTGGAACGGTTGTTCACGAACTGGGCCATGCGATAGGTTTCTATCACGAACATAACCGTCTAGACCGTGATGATtatgttcaaataaattatgatcatGTGGAAGATG gGTTCGAACTTGAATTCAGCAAACTACCTGCTAAAGACACAAGTACTTTAGGTCAACACTACGATTATGGTTCAATAATGCATTATAGATCATCAGCTTTCGCAACTAGCCCAAATATAGATACTATTGTTCCGTtacgaaaaattaatgaaagaatACCGGAAATTGGTCAGAGAAATGGACTCAGTAAGGGTGACATAGATGCGACAAATTTGCTGTATGATTGTCCAA AATGTGGccaaacattttttgaacCGAAACATGTGTTCAGTTTGTCAACGAATGCAGATGAATCACAAATTGATTTCGAATATTGTCAATGGACAATCCGAGCTGCCAGAggcgaaaaaataaaactttatatcaCATCTTTATATTCTCACTATACTCCTAATTGTACAGTCGATTACTTGGAAATTCGAAATGGCTATCAGACTAATAGTACTGTCTTAG GACGTTTCTGTGGAGAAATTAAAACCGTCTCCTTAATTGCTGATGATTATGTGACGGTGACATTTATTGGAGTTCGTTATGGAAGTTATCGTCTtggatttttaattgaatacgAAACTGTTTGCGGCGGTTATGTATATCtaaaaagtaatgatattCATTATTTAGAATCGCCAAACTATCCGGAGTCAtatagaagaaataaaaagtgcttttggaattttattgCACCAGAAGATCACAAAATATCAGTTGTGTTCGATTATTTCGATCTGGAAGACAACAGAAGTTgtacaaatgatttttttgaaatacgcGATGGTGATTATTTTGACGCACCACTCATTGGAATTTACTGCGGCaacaaagaaaatttgaacATAACTTCTTCGGGGGAAAAActtgttttaatatttgtcaGCAATAAATCGAAAGAAGCGGGCGGTTTTTCGGCAACTATTTCTGCGCAGccaaattga
- the LOC128667855 gene encoding tolloid-like protein 1, whose product MKSILNIHVIQILSLAVSVSNSHIIHEEKSGNKEYAGAVDLENIPLGNKVKKSVAIKNKNDLWDEGIIPYEIDDMFTGKQRTIFKRAMRMWEQFTCVQFIERDPKIHPDYVFITKLDCGCCFDGKMPRNNGRSELSLDDGCDTLHIVLHELGHALGFYHEHQHPDRDEYVHINRQNIEREKKKFFLSAGYWEEFSKFSPDQVDTLQQPYNYRSIMHYPPNAYAYLDFLDTIVPKQLDNGRIPTMGSYVRLSIGDIEATNRLYQCPKCGRTLFENNGTIESPNDSADSSTTGIDYCEWRISASHGEKVALKILTLNIFKSFECMTDFIEVRNGPTIYSPLLGKYCGEEKNILIISDNLLVRYRKTIEDNKFNSGFIANYYKICGGEKSLSSNDSIILESPNYPNRYESNKDCLWELKVPENHSTTIKFNFFSLEMSTDCANDYIEIGVSNDSHSNIATFCGERSPWEITLNYTRIYFNFVSNNLNEYAGFSATITTVPLISISNSHIINEEKSGNKEYAGAVDLENIPLANKVKKSVAIKNKNDLWDEGIIPYEIDDMFTGKQRTIFKRAMRMWEQFTCVQFIERDPKIHPDYVFITKLDCG is encoded by the exons ATGAAGTcgatattaaatatacatgttATTCAAATTCTGTCATTGGCAGTATCGGTAAGTAATTCTCATATAATACATGAAGAAAAAAGCGGGAATAAAGAGTATGCCGGAGCTGTGGATTTAGAAAACATTCCGCTAGgaaataaagtcaaaaaatcagtagctattaaaaataaaaacgatcTTTGGGATGAAGGTATTATTCCTTATGAAATTGATGACATGTTTACTGGAAAACAACGCACTATTTTCAAACGAGCGATGCGAATGTGGGAACAGTTTACTTGCGTTCAGTTTATTGAAAGAGATCCTAAGATACATCCCGATTACGTCTTCATCACTAAATTAGACTGcgg CTGCTGTTTCGACGGGAAAATGCCAAGAAATAATGGGCGCAGTGAATTAAGTTTGGATGATGGCTGTGATACATTGCACATCGTCCTCCATGAACTGGGACACGCTTTGGGTTTTTATCATGAGCACCAACACCCAGATCGCGATGAGTATGTCCACATTAATAGGCAAAATATCGAACGAG aaaaaaaaaagttttttctgaGCGCAGGTTATTGGGAagaatttagtaaattttcacCTGATCAAGTTGATACTCTGCAACAGCCCTATAATTATCGTTCCATAATGCATTATCCTCCAAATGCTTATGCATATCTTGATTTTTTGGATACGATTGTTCCTAAACAGTTAGATAATGGCAGGATACCAACAATGGGTTCCTACGTAAGACTTAGCATAGGCGATATAGAAGCTACTAATCGTCTCTATCAATGTCCCa AGTGTGGAAGaacattatttgaaaataatggaACTATTGAGTCGCCGAATGACTCAGCCGATTCCTCGACTACCGGCATAGATTATTGTGAGTGGAGAATCTCGGCATCACATGGAGAAAAAGTCgctcttaaaattttgactttaaacattttcaaaaGCTTTGAGTGTATGACAGATTTTATCGAAGTTCGAAATGGCCCAACAATCTATAGCCCTCTTTTag GTAAATACTGCggcgaagaaaaaaatatactgatTATAAGTGACAATCTTTTAGTGAGATATCGTAAAACTATtgaagacaataaatttaacagtGGCTTTATAGCAAACTATTACAAAATCTGTGGTGGTGAAAAATCACTATCCAGTAACgattctattattttagagTCACCAAATTATCCGAATCGTTACGAATCGAATAAAgattgcttatgggaactaaaAGTACCAGAGAACCATAGCacgacaataaaatttaattttttcagtctcGAAATGAGCACAGATTGTGCTAATGATTATATTGAAATAGGAGTGAGTAATGATTCACATTCGAATATTGCGACTTTTTGTGGTGAAAGAAGCCCATGGGAAATTACTTTGAATTATACGagaatttactttaattttgttagtaataatttaaatgaatatgcCGGATTTTCCGCAACGATTACTACCGTACCGTTAA TATCGATAAGTAATTctcatataataaatgaagaaaaaagcGGGAATAAAGAGTATGCCGGAGCTGTGGATTTAGAAAACATTCCGCTAGcaaataaagtcaaaaaatcagtagctattaaaaataaaaacgatcTTTGGGATGAAGGTATTATTCCTTATGAAATTGATGACATGTTTACTGGAAAACAACGCACTATTTTCAAACGAGCGATGCGAATGTGGGAACAGTTTACTTGCGTTCAGTTTATTGAAAGAGATCCTAAGATACATCCCGATTACGTCTTCATCACTAAATTAGACTGCGGGTAA